From the genome of Mesorhizobium japonicum MAFF 303099, one region includes:
- a CDS encoding small ribosomal subunit Rsm22 family protein, whose translation MELPAPLRQAVDRILEKIPLPELKQAAKTLSDRYRAELRDGRLHMAQDMAVKAYLATRLPATYAAVRASLDALNAARPDFAPKTLLDVGAGPGTVLWATNGLWPDLEQAILLEASAAVRKVGETLAADAITARTVWRASDVTMDLADLQPADLVTCAYVLDEIVPASLPKMVDRLWQLTTDTLLIVEPGTPAGWQRILAVRAQLIAAGAHLLAPCPHEAPCPLTPPDWCHFSRRVARSRLHRLAKDADVPWEDEKFIFVAASRQPAASHAARVIAPPKSGSGKVLLKLCQEDGTATEQLFTKRDGADFKLARRLDWGDRLASE comes from the coding sequence GTGGAACTGCCGGCCCCCCTTCGACAAGCCGTCGATCGCATCCTGGAAAAAATTCCGCTGCCTGAGCTCAAGCAGGCGGCGAAAACCCTGTCGGACCGCTACCGCGCCGAACTGCGCGACGGCCGTCTGCACATGGCACAGGACATGGCGGTCAAGGCCTATCTGGCAACGCGGCTACCGGCGACCTATGCCGCGGTCCGTGCCAGCCTCGACGCGCTGAACGCGGCCCGGCCGGATTTCGCGCCGAAAACCTTGCTCGATGTCGGCGCCGGTCCTGGCACGGTGCTTTGGGCCACCAACGGTCTCTGGCCTGATCTCGAACAGGCGATCTTGCTGGAGGCGAGTGCGGCGGTGCGCAAGGTCGGCGAGACGCTCGCCGCCGACGCCATCACAGCCCGAACCGTCTGGCGGGCCAGCGATGTCACAATGGACCTTGCCGACCTTCAGCCGGCAGACCTCGTCACCTGCGCCTATGTGCTGGACGAGATCGTGCCGGCATCGCTGCCCAAGATGGTCGACCGGTTGTGGCAGCTGACGACAGACACGCTGCTGATCGTCGAGCCGGGCACGCCGGCGGGCTGGCAGCGCATTTTGGCGGTGCGCGCGCAGTTGATCGCCGCCGGGGCGCATCTGCTGGCGCCTTGTCCGCACGAGGCGCCCTGCCCGCTTACCCCACCCGACTGGTGCCACTTTTCCCGCCGCGTCGCCCGCTCGCGCCTGCACCGGCTGGCCAAGGATGCTGATGTGCCGTGGGAAGACGAGAAGTTCATCTTTGTCGCCGCGTCGCGCCAGCCGGCCGCCTCCCATGCCGCGCGGGTCATCGCACCGCCGAAATCCGGTTCGGGCAAGGTTCTGCTCAAGCTTTGCCAGGAAGACGGCACGGCCACGGAGCAACTCTTCACCAAGCGTGACGGCGCGGACTTCAAGTTGGCCCGGCGGCTGGACTGGGGCGACAGGCTGGCGTCCGAATAG
- a CDS encoding YnfA family protein: MTYLFYTAAALAEIAGCFSVWAWWRLERSPLWLAPGFVSLLLFAWLLALVDTNAAGRAYAAYGGIYIAASLAWLWLVEGVRPDRWDLAGAALCIAGASLILLAPRGA; this comes from the coding sequence ATGACTTATCTCTTCTATACCGCCGCGGCGCTCGCCGAGATCGCCGGCTGTTTTTCGGTATGGGCCTGGTGGCGGCTGGAAAGATCGCCCTTGTGGCTGGCGCCAGGCTTCGTCTCGCTGCTTTTGTTCGCCTGGCTTCTCGCGCTGGTCGACACCAATGCGGCGGGCCGCGCCTATGCAGCTTATGGCGGCATCTACATCGCTGCCTCGCTTGCCTGGCTGTGGCTGGTGGAAGGCGTGCGGCCCGACCGCTGGGATCTTGCTGGCGCCGCGCTCTGCATAGCGGGCGCTTCGCTCATCCTGCTCGCACCGCGAGGAGCATAG
- a CDS encoding SAM-dependent methyltransferase, with protein sequence MNILLKRVLDRLVRTGNLKVTGPKGSTVIFGDGSGEPVHMHIKTRHAERAITFDPMLAVPESYMDGELDILEGGVLGLMRIAFQNMGSGGIDATWSKAIEGLRHAFRRLQQINTTSRSRRNVQRHYDLSGDLYRLFLDEDMQYSCAYFEQPDMTLDEAQAAKKRHIAAKLRLKAGQTVLDIGSGWGGLGLYLAKAFDVDVQGVTLSTEQHGVATDRAHAQGLESHVHFELKDYRELNERFDRIVSVGMFEHVGVNHFRTFFDKAATLLKPDGVMLLHTIGRSGVPWATSAFIRKYIFPGGYIPAMSEVLPAIEKSGLVVTDVEILRLHYADTLKHWGQRFAANRDKAKAIYDERFCRMWEFYLAASEAAFRWQDLVIFQFQIAKKNDTLPMTRDYMAKCEKALEMRDMGRREAAPVEKPVKPARRRKVAE encoded by the coding sequence ATGAACATTCTGCTGAAGCGCGTTCTCGACCGCCTGGTGCGCACGGGCAATCTCAAGGTAACTGGGCCAAAAGGCTCGACAGTCATCTTCGGCGACGGCAGTGGCGAGCCGGTGCACATGCACATCAAGACCCGGCATGCCGAACGCGCCATCACCTTCGATCCGATGTTGGCGGTGCCTGAATCCTACATGGACGGCGAGCTCGACATTCTCGAAGGTGGCGTGCTCGGCCTGATGCGCATCGCCTTCCAGAACATGGGCAGCGGTGGCATCGACGCGACCTGGTCGAAAGCCATCGAAGGCCTGCGCCACGCCTTCCGCCGCCTGCAGCAGATCAACACCACCTCGCGCTCGCGCCGCAACGTGCAGCGCCACTACGATCTGTCGGGCGATCTCTACCGGCTCTTCCTCGACGAGGACATGCAGTATTCCTGCGCCTATTTTGAACAGCCTGATATGACGCTGGACGAGGCGCAGGCTGCCAAGAAGCGCCATATCGCCGCCAAGCTCAGGCTGAAGGCCGGCCAGACGGTGCTCGACATCGGCTCCGGCTGGGGCGGGCTCGGCCTCTATCTGGCCAAGGCGTTCGACGTCGACGTCCAGGGCGTGACGCTGTCGACCGAACAGCATGGCGTGGCCACAGACCGGGCGCATGCGCAAGGCCTGGAAAGCCACGTCCATTTCGAGCTGAAGGATTATCGCGAACTCAACGAACGCTTCGACCGCATCGTTTCGGTCGGCATGTTCGAACATGTCGGCGTCAACCACTTCCGTACCTTCTTCGACAAGGCGGCGACATTGCTGAAGCCTGACGGCGTCATGCTGCTGCACACGATCGGCCGCTCAGGCGTGCCGTGGGCGACCAGCGCCTTCATCCGCAAGTATATTTTCCCGGGCGGCTACATACCCGCAATGTCGGAAGTGCTGCCAGCGATCGAGAAGTCCGGCCTCGTGGTCACCGACGTCGAGATCCTGCGGCTTCACTATGCCGACACGCTGAAGCACTGGGGCCAGCGCTTCGCCGCCAATCGCGACAAGGCCAAGGCCATCTACGACGAACGCTTCTGCCGCATGTGGGAATTCTATCTGGCCGCTTCGGAAGCTGCCTTCCGCTGGCAGGACCTAGTCATCTTCCAGTTCCAGATTGCCAAGAAGAACGACACGCTGCCGATGACCCGCGACTATATGGCCAAATGCGAAAAGGCCTTGGAAATGCGCGACATGGGCCGCCGCGAAGCGGCTCCCGTCGAGAAGCCCGTCAAGCCCGCCCGCCGCCGCAAGGTGGCGGAGTAG
- the rplI gene encoding 50S ribosomal protein L9, translating to MEVILLERVSRLGQMGDTVKVKDGFARNFLLPQGKALRANEANKKKFEGQRAQLEARNLERKSEASQVAEKLDGKSFIAVRSAGETGQLYGSVSTRDIAELLTAEGFSVNRNQILLNQPIKTIGLTNVAIALHPEVEVTVTLNIARTADEAERQAKGETLTTAEAIYGDDINDNARPENFFDPNAEFDGGEDNA from the coding sequence ATGGAAGTCATTCTTCTCGAACGCGTTTCCCGCCTCGGCCAGATGGGCGATACCGTCAAGGTCAAGGACGGCTTTGCCCGTAATTTCCTGCTGCCGCAGGGCAAGGCGCTGCGCGCCAACGAAGCCAACAAGAAGAAGTTCGAAGGCCAGCGCGCCCAGCTCGAAGCCCGCAATCTCGAGCGCAAGTCGGAAGCCAGCCAGGTTGCCGAAAAGCTCGACGGCAAGAGCTTCATCGCCGTGCGCTCCGCCGGTGAAACCGGCCAGCTCTACGGTTCGGTGTCGACGCGCGACATCGCCGAGTTGCTGACGGCGGAAGGTTTTTCGGTCAACCGCAACCAGATCCTGCTCAACCAGCCGATCAAGACCATCGGCCTGACCAATGTGGCGATCGCGCTGCATCCGGAAGTCGAGGTCACCGTCACGCTCAACATCGCCCGCACGGCCGACGAAGCCGAGCGCCAGGCCAAGGGCGAAACGCTGACCACCGCCGAAGCCATCTATGGCGACGACATCAACGACAATGCGCGTCCGGAAAACTTCTTCGATCCGAATGCCGAATTCGACGGCGGCGAAGACAACGCCTGA
- the rpsR gene encoding 30S ribosomal protein S18: MVDINQIPTRRPFHRRRKTCPFSGANAPKIDYKDVRLLQRYISERGKIVPSRITAVSQKKQRELAKAIKRARFLGLLPYVVR, translated from the coding sequence ATGGTCGACATCAACCAGATCCCGACCCGGCGCCCGTTCCATCGTCGCCGCAAGACCTGCCCGTTCTCCGGCGCCAACGCGCCCAAGATCGACTACAAGGACGTGCGTCTGCTGCAGCGCTACATTTCGGAGCGCGGCAAGATCGTGCCGTCGCGCATCACCGCCGTCAGCCAGAAGAAGCAGCGTGAACTCGCCAAGGCGATCAAGCGCGCCCGCTTCCTCGGCCTGCTGCCCTACGTGGTCCGCTAA
- the rpsF gene encoding 30S ribosomal protein S6, with protein MALYEHVFLARQDLSQQQVDALVEQYKGVISANGGSVGRVENWGLKSLTYRVNKNRKAYYTLMDLNCPPAALNEMERQMGLSEDVLRFLTIKVEAHEEGPSAMMQKREERSERGSFGDRDRGDRGPRSFGDRDRGDRGDRPPRSFGDAGGDRGPRRPREGFEGGAE; from the coding sequence ATGGCTCTTTACGAACATGTGTTTCTTGCCCGGCAGGACCTCTCGCAGCAGCAGGTCGATGCGCTTGTCGAACAGTACAAGGGCGTCATCTCCGCGAATGGCGGGTCCGTCGGCCGGGTCGAGAACTGGGGACTGAAGTCCCTCACCTACCGGGTCAACAAGAACCGGAAGGCCTACTACACGCTCATGGACCTCAACTGCCCGCCGGCAGCGCTCAACGAAATGGAGCGCCAGATGGGTCTGTCCGAGGACGTCCTGCGTTTCCTGACCATCAAGGTCGAGGCGCATGAGGAAGGTCCGTCGGCCATGATGCAAAAGCGCGAAGAGCGCTCCGAGCGCGGCAGCTTCGGCGACCGCGACCGTGGCGATCGTGGCCCGCGTTCGTTCGGCGACCGCGATCGCGGCGACCGTGGCGATCGTCCGCCGCGTTCGTTCGGCGACGCCGGTGGCGATCGTGGTCCGCGCCGTCCGCGCGAAGGCTTTGAAGGGGGTGCAGAATAA
- a CDS encoding pilus assembly protein → MLLNKFWRSKSGNFALLMGLGLPAILSAVAFAVDVSTVMRAKSNLQNALDAANLASSHLGDLDISRTDAFDRYFQANIAGHGELANAQATLTVDRGVNFIKTKAVASADVNLNFGFLFGHNRHIAVDASAVESDNQLEVVLVLDNTGSMAGARMTALRTATKSLLDTLEATKSPTRQIRASLVPFVTAVNVNGDEFDPSWIDMDGKSSTNGVNFPVIDGKRPNHMALFKQLKDTGWTEAGWNGTGWKGCVEARPGAYNISDTPPDPDKPDTLFVPYFAPDDPEDAQKPSSSYGNAAKYYNNSYLDDVSDKTKTAKLKGNRLGIDLSSLADPVPPADKDAKEKVAKYVAPTKALITETGSPITVGPNRACPTPVVSLTDDFDKLRKAASEMTEWNGSGTNVSEGLSWGMRVLSPAAPYTDGAPWKTPGISKIVLLLTDGENVVYGASEQPTKSDYTSYGYLAGGRFGSDDQTAAARNVDGWTKSVCTQLKNQGVQIYTMVLQSDTAANRALYSACASDPSGYYAVNDPAKLPDVFQHIANKFSRLQLTN, encoded by the coding sequence ATGCTTCTCAACAAATTCTGGCGCTCGAAGAGCGGCAATTTCGCGCTGCTGATGGGGCTCGGCCTGCCGGCCATCCTGTCGGCCGTGGCCTTCGCGGTCGACGTGTCCACCGTCATGCGGGCCAAGAGCAACCTGCAGAATGCACTCGACGCCGCAAATCTTGCCTCCTCGCATCTCGGCGACCTCGACATTAGCCGCACCGATGCCTTCGATCGCTATTTTCAGGCCAACATCGCCGGGCATGGCGAACTTGCCAACGCGCAGGCGACGCTGACCGTCGACAGGGGCGTCAACTTCATCAAGACCAAGGCGGTTGCGTCGGCCGACGTCAATTTGAACTTCGGTTTCCTCTTCGGCCACAACAGACACATCGCCGTCGATGCCTCGGCGGTCGAATCGGACAATCAGCTCGAAGTCGTGCTGGTGCTGGACAATACCGGCTCGATGGCCGGTGCCCGCATGACGGCGTTGAGGACGGCAACCAAGTCCTTGCTGGACACACTCGAGGCGACGAAATCGCCGACGCGCCAGATTCGCGCCTCCCTGGTTCCGTTCGTCACGGCCGTCAACGTCAATGGCGATGAATTCGACCCGTCATGGATCGACATGGACGGCAAGTCTTCCACCAACGGCGTCAATTTCCCCGTCATCGACGGCAAGCGTCCCAATCATATGGCGCTTTTCAAGCAGCTCAAGGACACCGGATGGACCGAGGCCGGATGGAACGGCACCGGGTGGAAAGGCTGTGTCGAGGCGCGGCCGGGCGCTTACAACATTTCCGATACCCCACCCGACCCGGACAAGCCCGACACGCTGTTCGTTCCGTATTTCGCGCCGGACGATCCGGAAGATGCCCAAAAGCCGTCTAGCTCCTATGGCAATGCGGCCAAATACTACAACAATTCCTATCTCGACGACGTCAGCGACAAGACCAAGACCGCCAAGCTGAAAGGCAACCGTCTCGGTATCGATCTCAGCAGTCTGGCCGACCCTGTGCCACCGGCCGACAAGGATGCCAAGGAAAAGGTGGCCAAATATGTTGCGCCGACCAAGGCGCTCATCACCGAGACGGGTTCCCCCATCACCGTCGGCCCGAACCGCGCCTGCCCGACCCCCGTCGTCTCCCTGACCGACGATTTCGACAAGCTGCGCAAGGCAGCAAGCGAGATGACCGAGTGGAACGGTTCGGGCACCAATGTCTCCGAAGGCCTGTCATGGGGCATGCGAGTGCTGTCGCCCGCCGCGCCCTACACCGATGGAGCGCCGTGGAAGACGCCCGGCATCAGCAAGATCGTGCTGTTGCTCACCGACGGCGAGAACGTCGTCTATGGCGCCAGCGAACAGCCGACGAAGTCCGACTACACATCCTATGGCTATCTGGCGGGTGGCCGTTTCGGATCGGACGACCAGACCGCCGCGGCGCGCAATGTCGACGGCTGGACCAAAAGCGTTTGCACTCAATTGAAGAACCAGGGCGTGCAAATCTACACCATGGTGCTGCAATCCGACACCGCCGCCAACCGCGCGCTTTACAGCGCATGTGCCTCGGACCCGAGCGGCTACTACGCCGTCAACGATCCGGCCAAATTGCCGGACGTTTTCCAGCACATCGCCAACAAGTTCTCAAGGCTGCAGCTGACCAACTAG
- a CDS encoding LTA synthase family protein, whose translation MTWVVAGWEVKVAKSSKRAGKAVPQFLEDDPSTGYLPGRRWPVVRYGLISLAISAILVFAIELIVRGDFAGTVSFFLQPLKPGWTTIVVFALILIGLDALLGRSHQSLMIVAPLTLALAFVGHQKSHYLGDPLYPTDFLYARQIFALLPLLVRERPMTALAMVTGIIAGLSLLVYGWRLWRRKVPALSHKGRLARLTLAVPLLAFFVSIMDYATFSWTRDRLQIIPIMWDQKENYASNGFALAFALNVPMAHVSAPPGYTDKAIAAIDRPQMTASVPDEKPDIIIVMSESFWDPTKLPGVTITPDPIPTVRALRSGSMFSPEFGGMTANIEFEALTGFSNAFLPAGSIPYQQYVRTPTPSVATFLKSEGYRARAIHPGTNWFWNRGAVYADFGFDDFKSEETLPPMEKRGPLASDAAMTDEIIREAGASDDPVFFFAVSLQNHGPYEPNRYYNPTHAVQAPISQWARDSLLSYAEGSADADRGLERLIEWAKKRERPTIVAFFGDHLPPLGPVYVETGFLKDNVAPRKEPTPQAALDHHETPLIIWSNRSGPVADLGTVSPAFLPYHILTAAGITHPYYTGFLGEMRERYRVVDRNLLLTPAGAATPDWSRQKEIDPAIRDFQLIQYDMMFGKRHAAPDFFPETVDKVVAHMS comes from the coding sequence GTGACTTGGGTTGTCGCTGGGTGGGAAGTGAAAGTGGCAAAGAGTTCGAAACGCGCGGGTAAAGCCGTGCCTCAATTCCTGGAAGACGATCCGTCCACCGGCTATCTGCCGGGCCGGAGATGGCCGGTCGTCCGTTACGGGCTGATAAGCCTGGCGATCTCTGCCATCCTGGTGTTTGCCATCGAACTGATCGTGCGCGGCGACTTTGCCGGCACCGTTTCCTTCTTCCTGCAGCCGCTCAAGCCGGGCTGGACCACCATCGTTGTGTTCGCGCTGATCCTCATCGGTCTCGACGCCTTGCTGGGACGCAGCCATCAGAGCCTGATGATCGTCGCGCCCTTGACGCTGGCGCTGGCCTTTGTCGGCCATCAGAAATCGCATTATCTCGGCGATCCGCTCTACCCGACTGACTTTCTCTACGCTCGCCAGATCTTTGCGCTGCTGCCGCTTCTGGTGCGTGAGCGGCCGATGACCGCGCTCGCCATGGTCACCGGCATCATCGCCGGCCTGTCGCTGCTCGTCTATGGCTGGCGGCTGTGGCGCCGCAAGGTTCCAGCGCTCAGCCACAAGGGCCGCCTTGCCCGGCTGACGCTGGCGGTGCCGCTGCTCGCCTTCTTCGTCTCGATCATGGACTATGCCACCTTCTCCTGGACCAGGGACCGGCTGCAGATCATCCCGATCATGTGGGACCAGAAGGAAAACTACGCCTCCAACGGCTTTGCGCTCGCCTTCGCGCTCAACGTGCCGATGGCGCATGTCTCGGCACCGCCGGGCTATACGGACAAGGCGATCGCGGCGATCGACCGGCCGCAGATGACGGCCTCGGTGCCCGATGAAAAGCCCGACATCATTATCGTCATGAGCGAATCCTTCTGGGATCCGACCAAGCTGCCAGGCGTCACCATCACGCCGGATCCGATTCCCACCGTGCGGGCATTGCGTTCCGGTTCGATGTTCTCGCCTGAATTCGGCGGCATGACCGCCAACATCGAATTCGAGGCGCTGACCGGCTTTTCCAACGCTTTCCTGCCGGCTGGCAGCATCCCCTACCAGCAATATGTGCGCACGCCGACGCCTTCCGTGGCGACCTTCCTGAAAAGCGAAGGCTACAGGGCGCGCGCCATCCATCCCGGCACCAACTGGTTCTGGAACCGTGGCGCGGTCTACGCCGATTTCGGCTTCGACGATTTCAAGTCGGAAGAGACGCTGCCGCCCATGGAAAAGCGCGGACCGCTGGCATCCGACGCGGCGATGACCGACGAGATCATCCGCGAAGCCGGCGCCAGCGACGACCCGGTGTTCTTCTTCGCGGTCAGCCTGCAGAACCATGGCCCCTACGAACCGAACCGTTATTACAACCCGACCCACGCGGTGCAGGCGCCGATCAGCCAATGGGCGCGCGACTCGCTGTTGAGTTATGCGGAAGGTTCAGCCGACGCGGACCGCGGCCTTGAACGTCTGATCGAATGGGCCAAGAAGCGGGAGCGACCGACGATTGTCGCCTTCTTCGGCGACCATCTGCCACCGCTGGGGCCGGTCTATGTCGAAACCGGCTTCCTGAAGGACAATGTCGCGCCGCGCAAGGAGCCGACACCGCAAGCCGCCCTTGACCATCACGAAACGCCACTGATCATCTGGTCGAACCGTTCCGGTCCGGTCGCGGACCTCGGCACGGTGAGCCCGGCATTCCTGCCCTATCATATCCTGACTGCCGCCGGCATCACCCATCCCTACTATACGGGCTTCCTGGGCGAGATGCGGGAACGCTACCGGGTCGTCGACCGCAACCTGCTTCTGACGCCGGCCGGCGCGGCCACGCCCGACTGGTCGCGCCAGAAGGAGATCGACCCGGCGATCCGCGATTTCCAGCTCATCCAGTACGACATGATGTTCGGCAAGCGCCACGCGGCGCCCGACTTCTTCCCCGAGACGGTCGACAAGGTTGTCGCTCACATGAGTTGA
- the fabD gene encoding ACP S-malonyltransferase — MAVAFTFPGQGSQAVGMGKDLADAFPEARRVFQEVDDALGENLSKLIWEGPEETLTLTANAQPALMAVSLAAIRALEARGFSLKDKVAYVAGHSLGEYSALAAAGFVSVADAARLLRIRGNAMQAAVPAGEGAMAAIIGLEQPDVEAACIEAAQGASKVCQIANDNGGGQLVISGAKAAVELAAKLCTEKGAKRALMLQVSAPFHSALMAPAANVMREALAGVTKHAPGVPVVSNVTVTPTSDPDEIARRLVEQITGRVRWRETVEWFGANGVTTLYEIGAGKVLSGLARRINRDIATSAVGTPADVEAALATFA; from the coding sequence ATGGCCGTCGCATTCACCTTTCCGGGACAAGGCAGCCAGGCTGTCGGCATGGGCAAGGACCTCGCCGATGCCTTTCCCGAGGCGCGCAGGGTCTTCCAGGAAGTCGACGACGCGCTCGGCGAGAACCTGTCGAAGCTGATCTGGGAAGGTCCGGAGGAGACCTTGACGCTGACGGCCAATGCGCAGCCGGCGCTGATGGCGGTTTCGTTGGCGGCGATCAGGGCGCTGGAAGCGCGCGGTTTTTCGCTGAAGGACAAGGTCGCCTATGTCGCCGGCCATTCGCTGGGCGAATATTCGGCCCTTGCCGCAGCCGGCTTCGTTTCCGTCGCCGATGCGGCCCGGCTGCTGCGCATTCGTGGCAACGCCATGCAGGCGGCGGTGCCGGCCGGCGAGGGCGCCATGGCGGCGATCATCGGACTGGAGCAGCCAGATGTCGAAGCCGCTTGCATCGAGGCCGCGCAAGGGGCCAGCAAGGTCTGCCAGATCGCCAATGACAATGGCGGCGGCCAGCTGGTCATCTCCGGCGCCAAGGCCGCGGTCGAGCTGGCTGCCAAATTGTGCACCGAAAAGGGCGCCAAGCGGGCTCTGATGCTGCAGGTCTCGGCGCCCTTCCATTCGGCGCTGATGGCACCGGCTGCCAATGTCATGCGCGAGGCGCTCGCCGGTGTGACGAAGCATGCGCCGGGGGTGCCAGTGGTGTCCAACGTCACGGTGACCCCGACCAGCGATCCCGACGAGATCGCCCGGCGCCTGGTCGAGCAGATCACCGGCCGCGTGCGCTGGCGCGAAACAGTCGAATGGTTCGGCGCCAACGGCGTCACCACGCTTTACGAGATCGGCGCCGGCAAGGTGCTGTCGGGCCTGGCTCGGCGCATCAACCGCGACATCGCGACATCGGCCGTCGGCACGCCGGCCGATGTCGAGGCCGCGCTGGCCACATTCGCATAA
- the fabG gene encoding 3-oxoacyl-[acyl-carrier-protein] reductase → MFELTGRKALVTGASGGIGEAIARVLHAQGAIVGLHGTRIEKLEALAAELGDRVKLFPANLSNRDEVKALGQKAEADLEGVDILVNNAGITKDGLFVRMSDADWDSVIEVNLTAVFRLTRELTHPMMRRRHGRIINITSVVGVTGNPGQTNYCASKAGMIGFSKSLAQEIATRNITVNCVAPGFIESAMTDKLNDKQKEAIMAAIPTRRMGTGAEVASAVAYLASNEAAYVTGQTVHVNGGMAMI, encoded by the coding sequence ATGTTCGAACTGACCGGCCGCAAGGCGCTCGTCACCGGCGCATCGGGAGGCATCGGCGAGGCGATCGCCCGCGTGCTGCATGCGCAAGGCGCCATTGTCGGCCTGCACGGCACCCGCATCGAGAAACTGGAGGCCTTGGCGGCCGAACTCGGCGATCGGGTCAAACTGTTCCCGGCCAATCTGTCGAACCGCGACGAGGTCAAGGCGCTCGGCCAGAAGGCGGAGGCCGATCTCGAAGGCGTCGACATCCTGGTCAACAATGCCGGCATCACCAAGGACGGCCTGTTCGTGCGCATGTCGGACGCCGATTGGGACTCCGTGATCGAGGTCAATTTGACCGCCGTTTTCCGGCTGACCCGCGAACTCACCCATCCGATGATGCGCCGCCGTCATGGCCGCATCATCAACATCACCTCGGTGGTCGGCGTGACTGGCAATCCCGGCCAGACCAACTACTGCGCCTCAAAGGCCGGCATGATCGGCTTCTCCAAATCGCTGGCGCAGGAGATCGCCACCCGCAACATCACCGTCAACTGCGTCGCTCCGGGCTTCATCGAATCGGCGATGACCGACAAGCTCAACGACAAGCAGAAAGAGGCGATCATGGCGGCGATTCCAACGCGCCGCATGGGAACGGGTGCCGAGGTGGCGTCCGCCGTCGCCTACCTTGCCTCCAACGAAGCCGCCTACGTCACTGGCCAGACCGTCCATGTCAATGGCGGCATGGCCATGATTTGA
- a CDS encoding acyl carrier protein, protein MSDTAERVKKIVIEHLGVDADKVTEQASFIDDLGADSLDTVELVMAFEEEFGVEIPDDAAETILTVGDAVKYIDKASA, encoded by the coding sequence ATGAGTGACACCGCAGAGCGCGTCAAAAAGATCGTCATCGAGCACCTTGGCGTCGATGCCGACAAAGTGACGGAGCAGGCGAGCTTCATCGATGATCTGGGCGCTGACAGCCTCGACACGGTCGAACTCGTCATGGCGTTCGAAGAAGAGTTCGGCGTGGAAATTCCCGACGACGCGGCCGAGACCATCCTGACCGTCGGCGACGCGGTGAAGTACATCGACAAGGCTTCGGCCTGA